The proteins below come from a single Takifugu rubripes chromosome 10, fTakRub1.2, whole genome shotgun sequence genomic window:
- the tmtopsb gene encoding teleost multiple tissue opsin b, translating into MIVCNVSLSCAHCPGEGTAANDAYAQASGSLATPTLSQRGHLVVAVCLGFIGTVGFLSNFLVLALFCRYRALRTPMNLMLVSISASDLLVSVLGTPFSFAASTQGRWLIGRAGCVWYGFVNACLGIVSLISLAVLSYERYCTMVSSTIASNRDYRPVLGGICFSWFYSLAWTVPPLLGWSRYGPEGPGTTCSVDWRTQTPNNISYIVCLFTFCLLLPFFVILYSYGKLLHTIRQVRRVSSTVTRRREHRVLVMVVAMVVCYLICWLPYGVTALLATFGPPNLLTPEATITPSLLAKFSTVINPFIYIFMNKQFYRCFRAFLNCSTPKRDSTVRTFTRISLRALRQDQQQKGSALAPSSARPTPNSIHESSLKGSHSTPSNGGAAAAKSPAANRSKPKLILVAHYRE; encoded by the exons ATGATCGTTTGCAACGTGAGCCTGAGTTGCGCGCACTGTCCCGGCGAAGGCACAGCCGCGAACGACGCGTACGCGCAGGCGTCCGGCTCGCTCGCCACGCCGACCCTGAGCCAGAGGGGACACCTGGTGGTGGCGGTGTGTCTGGGCTTCATCGGCACCGTTGGGTTCCTCAGCAACTTCCTGGTGCTGGCGCTGTTTTGTCGGTACCGGGCGCTGCGCACGCCCATGAACCTCATGCTGGTCAGCATCTCGGCCAGTGACCTGCTGGTCAGCGTGCTGGGAACCCCGTTCAGCTTCGCGGCCAGCACGCAGGGGCGGTGGCTGATCGGACGCGCCGGGTGCGTTTGGTACGGCTTCGTCAACGCCTGTTTAG GCATCGTCTCCCTGATTTCCCTCGCCGTCCTGTCCTACGAGCGTTACTGCACCATGGTGTCGTCCACCATAGCCAGCAACAGAGACTACCGGCCAGTGCTGGGAGGGATCTGCTTCTCCTGGTTCTACTCGCTGGCCTGGACCGTGCCGCCACTACTGGGCTGGAGCAGGTATGGCCCAGAGggccccggcaccacctgctcGGTGGACTGGAGGACCCAGACGCCCAACAACATCTCCTACATCGTCTGCCTGTTCAcattctgcctgctgctgccgttCTTCGTCATCCTCTACTCCTACGGCAAACTGCTGCACACCATCAGACAG GTCCGCAGGGTGAGCTCAACGGTGACCCGCCGCAGAGAGCACCgcgtgctggtgatggtggttgCGATGGTGGTGTGCTACCTCATCTGCTGGCTGCCGTATGGCGTGACGGCCCTGCTGGCCACCTTCGGCCCCCCTAACCTTCTGACCCCAGAGGCGACCATCACACCGTCTCTTCTGGCCAAGTTCTCCACCGTTATCAACCCTTTTATTTACATATTCATGAAcaaacag TTCTACAGGTGTTTCAGGGCATTCCTAAACTGCTCCACCCCCAAGAGAGACTCCACCGTTAGGACATTTACCCGGATTTCGCTCCGTGCCCTCCGCCAAGACCAGCAGCAGAAGGGGTCAGCCCTGGCGCCGTCCTCCGCCCGCCCCACACCAAACTCCATCCATGAGTCCTCGCTCAAAGGCAGCCACAGCACGCCATCCAACGgcggggctgctgctgccaagaGCCCCGCCGCCAACCGCTCCAAACCCAAACTGATCCTGGTGGCGCACTACAGGGAGTAA